Proteins from one Mercurialis annua linkage group LG7, ddMerAnnu1.2, whole genome shotgun sequence genomic window:
- the LOC126656866 gene encoding uncharacterized protein LOC126656866 yields the protein MPLTSIQEVEIFDVWGIDFMGPFLYLLEITLPTNDGKVVLNFLKKLINTFGVPRAIISDGGSHFCNRQFDALMKKYNVYHRVETPYHPQTSGQVKVSNRELKMILEKTVNNTRKDWSLKLDDALWAYRTAFKTPIAYENAKLYKEKTKKWHDAHIVPKQFTAGSYVLLYNSRLRLFPGKLKSRWSGPFKVRHIADHRAIELENDNGESFKVNGQRCKPYLGPLTDEGRECFTLTAPA from the exons ATGCCGCTTACTTCCATTCAGGAGGTTGAAATTTTCGATGTTTGGGGTATCGATTTCATGGGGCCATTCCTGTATCTTTTGGAAATCA CTTTACCTACCAATGATGGAAAAGTGGTCCTGAATTTCCTGAAAAAGCTGATCAACACATTTGGAGTACCACGTGCTATTATCAGTGATGGGGGTTCGCACTTCTGTAATAGACAGTTTGATGCTTTAATGAAGAAATACAATGTCTACCACAGAGTGGAAACTCCTTATCATCCACAGACAAGCGGACAAGTTAAAGTATCCAATAGAGAGCTGAAAATGATTTTAGAGAAAACAGTCAATAACACGCGCAAAGATTGGTCTCTGAAGCTGGACGATGCACTTTGGGCATATCGAACAGCCTTCAAAACACCAATTG CCTATGAGAATGCAAAACTCTACAAGGAAAAGACTAAGAAGTGGCACGATGCTCACATTGTGCCTAAGCAGTTTACAGCAGGCAGTTATGTGCTACTGTATAATTCTCGCTTACGTCTGTTCCCTGGAAAGCTTAAATCAAGATGGAGTGGACCATTCAAAGTACGACATATAGCTGATCACAGAGCAATTGAGCTGGAAAATGACAATGGTGAGTCTTTCAAAGTTAATGGACAAAGATGCAAACCATACTTAGGACCGTTAACTGATGAAGGACGAGAGTGTTTTACTCTCACCGCCCCAGCTTGA